TGGAGCGGTGTTTTGAATCGTGTTTTAAATATTTAAAACTAGTGGCTCACCTGCGTCTGAGTGTTTGGTTACCTACTCTAGTGACACGCAGCAAAGTCAGCCTGACAAACAACCATGGTCTGTTGGGTCGACTGGTTCCAGAGGTTCTGTCAGAGCCATGCCTTCTGTTTCCTGCTCCTCAGCTATGTCCTCTTCACACTCTTTGGGGGTCTGGTGCTCATGGCCATTGAGCAGCCCCAGGAAAACAAGCTCAGAGCACAGGTCCTTGAGCTCCGAGAGCACTTTCTGAGGGACAACCACTGCGTGCTGGAGAGCAGGCTGGATACAATTATCGGGAAAGTGTACTTTTCTGCTAATCGGAACATTGCTGTCttagacacacacagagatgatAGGAGCTGGGATTTGATATCGTCCATGTTTTTTGTGATCAACGTTTTGACTGTCAGAGGTAAGAAGAAAAAATCCATAGAATAAATTTAAGCTTGTTGATTCAACAGTTAGATTGAAATGATGTAGGTTTTATTATTTATTGTAGGTCCAAATAATCACAGATTGAGCCACTTGAATAGTAGGATTTTGTTTGTAATGCTTCAAGTTCTCTCATGCGCAAGGTAGTTTGTTATTGAGGCTAGTATAGCTACATCCTGTTGCCGCGGGCCAAAGTCAGGTGCAAAAATTAAAAGCTGGCTTTAGGGCCTATGTAGATGTGTACACACGTCTCACAACTACCCTAGTAAAACATGCTTTAGGTTACTTGTTCCACATGGAAGTCAAAATCCCTCTTTTGCTGAAATCCCCTTTTTATGCCGACTGTTTCTTCCCAGGTTATGGCAACTCTAGTACCCTATCGGATGACGCCAAGCTTTTCTGCATCTTCTACAGCCTGCTGGGCATCCCCCTCACCCTTTTCGTCCTCTCCTGCCTGTCTGACCTCTTGCTGCCCATCCTTACCCATGTTCCTGTGCGCCACCTCCAGACCTACTGGGGCCTGCCTTACAGCCAGGCAGTGCTGCTCCATGCCAGCCTCTTCTCCCTGGTCCTGGCGGTACTCCTGTTCCTGCTGCCCGCCACCAGCCTCTGCTACCTGGAGCCAGAGTGGAGCTTCCTGGACGCCCTGTTCTTCTGCGTGGTTACCCTCAGCACCATCGGCCAGGGGGACTACCTACTGGGGAAAAGGCGCAACGAGGCGACCAAGGAGTGCATGGAATTCCTCACCTCATGTGAGAGTAGCCATGGCAGAgttgggatcaattccatttGGACTTTTTTGCAGTTGATTTCAGAATTGGCAGGAATCAAGatggaaatggaattgaccctaaTCCTGACTAGTCCTTCACACAGGCTTCCGCTTCCCCTCTTGTCCTCACAGCTTTGTGATAATTGGATTTATCTGTCTCATATGTCTGCCGTTTTTCTCCACAGGTTATTTAATGGCTGGCATTGTGGCGATTCTGACTTTCCAGGAGACTGCCACGGAGGTGCCACAGGTCCAAGCAGTGCTCCAGCTGTTCTGTGGACCACAGGACAGAGAAGTGAAGGGAACAGACCTGGATGAGATGGTGCTCAGTGCAGAGGACTCTGGAACCCCTCTGGAcgtctccccctgtcctctggaGCAGCCTGCACCCCTGTCCCCTGACCAGCCGAATCCCCAAGAGCCTGACCCCCAACCTATTCTGAGGTAGCCAGAACACTGTTCCCAACTCCCACCATTAGCATTCAAAAACATTGAAATATATGGGTGAGTGATTTGAGACTGTGTGCTGCTATAATCAGGTTATGTTGCTAAAATACTTTGTCTTGTGGActgatacatttatttatttgtttgtaaAAGAACAATTATTTGAATTTGACCACTAAATGCAATCTAGTCTACATGTTAACTGCTTAAAGGGATACtacgggattttggcaatgaggccctttatttaCTTCGCTAGTCTGATGAACTagcacaattgctaactagcgctagcgcaatgactggaagtctatgggtatctgctagcatgctagcaggaGGTCTATGGGTacctagcatgctagcagatgcccatagacttccagtcattgcactaatgctagttagcattggcttgcgaaactacctccaacttccttcatactggacacggagacataaaaatggtatctacgagttcatctgactctggggaagtagataaagggcctcattgccaaaatcccaaagtatccctttaaatttGAGGTCATTGATTGTAAATAAAATACTATATCATATTGCATAGATAATATTGATTTAGACTTACTATAATGATGTCAATCAGGTGATGAGGTAACTTTCTCTATGATTGTAAACCCCTGAGAGAAGGGTTGAGTTTGTGTATTCTGGTTGTGTTTGAATTATACAAAACTGTTTAGTGACAAGACATCCTCTCCCAGTGTGTTTTGCGAAGATAAAAAGTGATCGAATATCTGAGAAGCCAGACAGTCTAATCAAGTACTAATAACAGACATCTGCATTTGCAGTGCCAGTTGTGCTATCTTTGTCATATAGGCCCATGAGTTAAGGTGTGTCTTGAGAAACAAAGCATTCCCATTTCTCCCACTCCATACTATGACTTAAAATGAACAGATTTGTATGACGTATTCCAAAAAAATTGTTAGTATCGAAGTCCTACACTTTCCTATTACAAGTGGTAGTCATCTAAATGATTTGCAACACGGTCAGTCCCTGATGAATGTAATGGCTTAGGACTGTCCTGATCATGAATGCACTAAACAGGtgtggtatatatattttttgtctgtCGTTTTCACGCATTTTTATACTGAGCATGCTCTGTACATGTTTTGTTGTAATGTCATAATGCCCCTTTCTTTCACTGAATAAAATGGGAAATGTACCATATCTTGTGAGTGGAGCTCTCTGAAGCTTTGCCATTGACAGCAGCCCAGTTAGTCAGTTCTGCCCTGCTATGACTCTGTATGAAAGAGAGGGGGCCCATGGGACATGAATCAGAGCCCTGTGCCAGGTACTGGCAGCCCTGGCACCCTACCAGTCAGCCTCATAGTCAGCCTCATAGTCAGCCTCATAGTCAGCCTCTCAGGCAGCCTCTCAGGCAGCCTCTCTGCCTCTATAAACACATCATCCATGGTAGTGCTTATTGGGTCATTTTTTTAGGTCCTTGAACTGGATGTGGGTATGAATTGAGGTGGAGGGTGGTGTCTTCCTGGTTGTCAATCTCACTGTTGCTAAGATTTGTAGCAACTGGTCATGTTAGCTTAGTAGCTGATCACCGACTGagcagactgactgatctacaaatcataaTTAGTAGTTATTTAAGGATGtgaggtgatttgtagatcagccAGTCACAGACTGATCAGAATTGATGCCCTCAAACACAGCCACTCTTATTCCTGGTTCATGGATTAACCGTCCCGTCATGTGCTGCCCTTTGGCTGAGTCACAGGCTGAGGCTGGTATGCACTGGTCAGAGGAACAACGGTGGAGGGATCAGAGGTGATATGACAGTCGTGATACCCTGTCGCCAGACGGGTTCATAAGTGTTGTGTTGATGACCCCCCCCCATGCATGCCCCTGACTGGGTCACTCTTATTTATGAGTACTGAGCAACTGTGGGTCACATAGGATCCCCAGGACCAGGTGGAGAATCTGTCACTccctttgacacacacacacacacatacagacacacgtacgcacacagaGAAGGGGGATTCCCAACCAGGTGGTCGCATGATCTAACTCATTGCCTCATGGGACACAGACTGGTGTCTTGTGATTGCTGTAGGCATATACCGTAACTATCGACATACAGCATATCTGTCATAGTGCAGTCTCAAAGACCATAGGTAGTTTTTAGTGCTAAATTTAGAGGGGAATACAGTGATCTGACTGTGCAAAATCTGATCTGGTACAAGGAATATATAGCTGCTCTTTTAATCCAAGAACACGTGATTGTATACATTACAAAAgccctatatgaactcttaaatCCTAAAGGCCTCAATTAGTGTTACGATGTTCAGTGACCTTGTTAACATTTTTCCAGTGTGTGTCTCTGGGTTCTTGCTGTCACCCTCCCCTTGAGTTTGATGGACAGTCGGCAGGTGTTTGGCCCTGTGCATCTATATTTATCAAGGTCGGGACTATGGGACGTAACTGCATGCTGCAGTGGCTATGATCTCTCTCCATGACTCATATAACCACCATGTTATTTTCCACTCCTAGAAAGAGAGGAACATTATGGCCTCGTCCCTTTACTTAGTCAAATATTTAGTTGTCAATATTCCTCTAAATTCTAATGTGAACTGCAGTTTCAACTTTGTCACATAGAAAACATTTGTGACAGGTAATCAACTTGGCCACTAGCCTTAACGATTGCTCTGGCGACCTCTTGTGGCTGAGACTTCCCGCCTATCCATCCTCTACCAATTATGTCAACTAACCTGGACAACATCCTTATTTTAAAGGGAGCTCAGTCAATCTCGTTAGAGACATGACATGTTGTACCCCATTTTAGCTCTAAATCCTCAGTTTGAAGTCCGCTGTCTGCATACAGTTTCCCTGAAGTGCCATTTCTCCCAGCACATCCTGTGGACCCAGATGGCACTGAATGACACAAGTGGGGCCCTGCAGCTGGAAAACAGGAAGTGCAGCGACCAATAGGTGGCCCACCAACAGGAAAATTATTGTTGTGGAAACATTACCTCTAAATAACGCCGTAAAACCTGTCTAGATTAGTTAATAATGGAGGGGGTGGGAGGTaacagcactgagcctttttcaaaaatgttttatgagattggagaacactttGGCAGGGAATTTAGACCGTTCCTCcgtacagaatctttccagattcttgatatccttcgtatgtgcttatggactgcccaGGTTTTCAATGGGCTTCAGAGACTGAAATGGCCATTGTAAAATGTTgatttttgtggtcaattaacaatttctttgtggattttgatgtgcgcttggggttattgtcttgctggaagatccacttccggcaaagtttcagcctcctggcagaggcaaccaggtttttggctagaATATTCTGGTACTGGGTCAACttcatgatgccattgaccttaacaagCGCCCCAGGACCagaggaagcaaaatagccccataacatcacatttccaccaccatattttacagtaggttatggggttattttctgcttatgcatccttatttcgacaccaaacccaccactggtgtgtgagGGCAAAAATCTCAATTTTCATGTAATCTGACCATAGTGCCAGTTCCAATCCAAATGCCAATGCTGTTTAAcaaactccaggcgtttacatttgttggatgacatgaaaatagagctcttccCTTCCACTTTTCTTCTCAGAGCCAGCAATAAACTCCACAGCtgcctgtgtctgtcagcgttgCACCACTGCTTATAAATAAACCCCAGAGTAAACTGAAAAAGACCCTGCTATTAGGTACAGTGTACTGTAGCCTATGGTTTGCTGTATGAAGGGACTAAGCAAGAGCATATTGCCCTGAGATGTTTCCTGGCCCTCCAAATATCCAGGTCTCACATGTGCCCCAGTTATTTTTTGTAGGCTACTGGTACCTGTTGAATACCTCTTACCACACCTCGGCAAAACCAGGAACATAGTGGGTTTATTACCATGGGATTACATTGGCATGtctccctccccaacccccaaacACAGTGCACCTTTTGACTCAAAAAAAGATCAATTGCTTCCCATACTCATCTCAAACAATGGACTAGTTACAGTTGCAAAAACAAGGAGATGCTTTCCTATTTTTCAGACttgtattattttttataccAGTAGAATATTATTTAAATAACATACTTGTTAAATGTACATTAAAGACATAGGGTACAAGTGAAAATGCGATCACTATTGATGTTTACTAAAGTGTTATTGAATGAGAAATTGTTTAATGTTCATATCAAGTTTTTTGCTTGGGGTGTCGTCTCACTGCTCGGATCTGTCGCGGCGTGCGTTTGTTTTGCCTCAATTCTGTGTGACATTCGGGACATGTGAACACcagtcagactgttgaacagtgaGTGAACATCGACGGTCTTTCTTTCGCAGCAAACGCAAGTGCTGCGGCAACAGACTGGTGTCTCCCCAAGCAGTGCGCAAGGAGGACAGAGGGGGACTGTGGCGAGGATTTTTACCAATGTCTCTAGAGAAAACAACATTATAGTCTCTAAACATGACTTCAGTTTGGAAGAGACTTCAGCGTGTCGGCAAGAAAGCCTCGAAATTCCAGTTTGCGGCGACTTTTCAAGAACTGACGGTAGAATGCACGAAGAAATGGTAAGTGAACATAATTTACacttgagtcatttagcagacgctcttagtcTTATCCACAGCAAATTAAATGAGCAaatagggttaagtaccttgctcaagggcatatcgacagatttttcacctagtcagctcgaggattcgaaccagcgacctttcggttactgtcccaacgctcttaacagctaggctacctgccaccctttaCTGGATTTAGCCTTGATAAAGTTGTCACGTCTGAACCGATAAAATACAACCTGGTGGGGTTTGAAACTTTTCACATCTTGTCCTTCATTTCCTTGTCCCCTGCTTGAGATGGCATTTAATAAGGTCATACTTTCATATTTAGTTCGTGTGCAATGCGCATTGATGTTTGTTGTCAGTTGCTTACTCTATCACATTGACTCCCCCATTTTTATTGATTGTACAAGTTTATTGCACAGTGCACCATGCTTGATTCTACTGTAAACTACAGCTTTCTTTAACAGTCAAGGCACTTCCGCATTTGTCCTCATGCTGTTTCCCTATTCTAATCGTCATGCGACAAGCATCCAAATTAACATTAAGTTACTCATAGGGAAATCATTAAAACCGGTTGTTTTGAGCGTAAGCAAACTATTTTTTGTCCAAATTCAAATATTAAAATGTGTAGCCGTAGGTTTGAAGTGTCACAGGTGTATAACAGGTGTAAATAGATGACGATGTCATACATATAACAGGTGTAAATAGATTATTATGATGTCATTATAATTATCATATTCTATTTACACCTGTATGTAtatcatcgtcgtcgtcatcctacAGCACCTGTAGTGAATTGTTTTCCCTGTTCcaagcaaagctgtcatcaaggcgaagggtggctatttgaagaatctcaaatataaaatattttgatttgtttagcacttttggttactaaatgattccatatgtgttgtttcatagtttggatgtcttcactattattatacaatgtaaaacatagtacaaattaagaaaaacccttgaatgagtaggtgtgtccaaacttttgactggagtgtatgtaatacagttgaagtcggaagtttacatacaccttagccaaatacatttaaactctgtttttcacaattagtatttggtagcattgcctttaaattgtttaacttggtcaaagttttcgggtaaccttccacaaccttcccacaataagttgggtgaattttgccccattcctcctgacagagctggtgtaactgagtcaggtttgtaggcctccttgctcgcacacacattttcagttcttcccacacattttctattggattgaggtcagggctttgtgatggccactccaataccttgactttgttgtccttaagccattttgccataactttggaagtatgcttggggtcattgtccatttggaagacccatttgcaaccaagctttaacttcctgactgatgtcttgagatgttgcttcaatatatccacatcattttccttcctcatgatgccagatattttgtgaagtgcaccagtccctcctgcagcaaagcacccccacaacatgatgctgccacccccgtgcttcacggttgggatggtgtttttcggcttgcaagcatccccctttttcctccaaacataacgatggtcattatggccaaacggttctatttttgtttcatcagaccagaggacatttctccaaaaagtacaatctttgcccccatgtgcagttgcaaaccgtagtctggcttttttatggcggttttggagcagtggcttcttccttgctgagcggcctttcagtttatatcgatataggactcgttttactgtggatatagatacttttgtacctgtttcctccagcatcttcacaaggtcctttgctgttgttctgggattgattttcacttttcgcaccaaagtacgttcatctctaggagacagaacgcgtctccttcctgagcggtacgacggttgcgtggtcccatggtgtttatacttgcatactattatttgtacagatgaacgtggtaccttcaagcatttggaaattgctcccaaggatcaaccagacttgtggtctataatttattttctgaggtcttggctgatttcttttcattttcccatgatgtcaagcaaagaggcactgggtttgaaggtaggccttgaaatacatccacaggtgcatctccaattgactcaaattatgtcaattagcctatcagaaacttctaaagccatgacataattttctggaattttccaagctgtttaaaggcacagtcaatttagtgtacgtaaacttctgacccactggaattgtgatacagtgaattataagtgaaataatctgtctgtaaacaattgttggaaaaattacttgtcatgcacaaagtagatgtcctacaactatagtttaacaagaaatgtgtggagtggttgaaaaacgagttttaatgattccaacccaagtgtatgtaaacttccgacttcaactgtatgtaggctGCAGTGCTGAAAGACCTTGCGCCTCTCAatggtcaggtgtgtgtgtgagtgtgcacatTCTTGTTCCATGCAGTATAGAGTTAATATGGGTGTCCATTTCCCCAAAGGTCACATTATACAACAGCAGCTGGGCTGTGTTTCTTTTACACTATTTGACTTCATCCCACTTTGGCTAtctgtgtgtattctctgtttTAACTGGGCCAGTTGTCCAAATTCTGAGGAGTTTTATTATTGAACAGTTACCTTCATCTCCATTTCTTATTTAAGTCATTTTACCTTTATATAGGCCTATTCAAGACCGGTATCTTGCCTTGGCTCCAGGAGTTCTCATCATCAGAGATGTTATAGTCTGTGTGTACAACTGTACGGTACAGTAtttcaggggcgcaactttcactggggacaggggGGACGTTTTTTGGCAGCgcaatgtgagtttttattagagtcaatatagcaatgtaacgttattgatctgtcagtttccctaggtaattccctacttttcacactgacatggtataaacagctctacagccttcactgtcatggtgcacagtcagtgcacatcactatgctcatcatgtcttagcaggatcagatggtaaCAGGGTCAGACAGCAAGtgaagaccagtctacggagctcaggtgaattttgcagtatattataacaatcagtgaatggatacaaagttccatcttgagttgatgggtaggctacagtctgggatctgggaataatggtcattttaattattgaaccattgattctgttcttggataatataatgtataactgtacaccaaggtaattctttgtcatgcctcatctgagcagCATCAGATGGTGACAGCAGGGTCAGGCAACCAGGATGACCAGTCTGCGACGACACTGAGGTGAACTTTTGCAGATTCAActctttattctctctgtgcagcaaaaactggacaagccagaagcttcaaagattgaaactattttaaggcagtctgacaaatctctaaagttgatttccaaactgtatcaagggttgatagcgGCTTTTcccaatgacacaaaacatgccaaacaaaaatgtgaggaagacctgggaggcactgttgatgatgatgatgatgatgatgaatggatacagatatgtttaaatacccagtcatgttcatatttttgtttgtttatccagagcgacttacaattagtgagtgtatacattttcatactggccccatataatctcagacaaaaattactgcagtttaagaccatccatataACTTCCTattatgccagtgaaactgaatatcatgaaCTCAGAAATTTAATTaatctgctggaggtgtaaaacacaaaaggggacatatttgcagatgttatgctcttgtgaaggctggctgaattctggcaaagagtatgttcttaCTGGAGACTGTCATCAGAAGAAACTctgtaacctagcatttatagcaGCTAGGAAATGCATTGCcgttaattggaaggttggttatcctcccaaaatgtcacaatggatggcagaaatgtcaagttatgtatcactagatttgatttattacaagattaagggtatactgtgcaactttcataaggtctggatgccttatatggaatactgtacaacaaaaggagtctgtattgaaaacatgcccacgtcaggggagatacctatttagggaatccctagctgctgggctgctcagtcctggccctgggatTCTGCCGTACTGTTGGTTGTTACTccggccttggcctaacacacctgaaaatCAAttatgaatgtttcactaagatcctaaagctgagtggggtgtgttgggttggggtgcTGCAGGGCGGTGGACCCCTAGGGGTAGGACGATCCAGCTAtgttgtgtgcaagtaaaaagagctctacagccCTATTAGGCCTATAACATGAATTACTGTgccctctgtaattattgggacagtgaagcattttttcttcttttggctctatactccaaaagtTTGGTTTGGAAATCAAACAAGGACTTTGAAGTTTAAGTACAGACAGtctgctttaatttgagggtattttcgtCCATGTCAgttgaaccatttagaaattcctgcgctttttgtacatagtgcccccattttaggggagcaaaagtattgggacaaattcacttttatgtatataaaagtagtaaaaagttaagtatttggtcccacattcatagcacgcaatgactacaaatttgttggatgcactTGCTGTTTGTTTtcgttgtgtttcagattattttgtgccctatagaaatgaatggtaaataatgtattctgtcattttggagtcacttttattgtaaataataatagaatatgtttctaagcACTTCTACATTAGTgaggatgctaccatgattacggataatcctgaatgaattgtgaataatgatgagtgagagatttacagatgcacaaatatcataccacaaagacatgctaacctctcaccattacaataacaggggaggttagcatttctttggggtatgatatttgtgcatctgtaactttctcactcatttttattcacgattcattcaagaTTATATGTAATCATGggagcatccacatgaatgtagaagtgtttagaaacatattccaatcttatttacaataaaagtgactccaaaatgaccccaaaagggtcatattagattgtgtagaaatgcagcaAATGAGCTTTAGATGCCCCCAAAAATTCTGAGGTAGGACCCCCAGACCCCCCGCCAGGTTAAGTCCCCCCctcttctaaaaccaaagttgcgctcCTGCAGTATTTCAGAATTTTAAGCAGTTACTTACTGTATCTCTTAGTGTAACCTAATCGTAATCTACTCATGTAATCGTTTGCGCATGTAGAATAAAGACTGTCAGGCTGGCGAGGCTGCGTTCTTTACAGCCCCACTGATGGCATGATGCACTCTGCTGATTCAATCAGTGAATCGGATGAAATGCTGCATATGACTGCTCTGCTGACTCACAGTAGGTGCATTCATGAGGATGCACGTACGTACGCACGCACACTCATTCGCAGACAACCCGACGGCAGGGCTTTAACTTAAGTCAGCTCCTATGCATGCATGGTATGTGCATACAGCCAGTGGTGCTGTGGTTCTTGTCTGTCACTGTAAGAGTTCCGTTCGCATTACTCACACCTAGCAAGTAGCCTACTTCCTCTAACTCTAAGACTAGActacttctgtctgtctgtctcattgtTGTAGTATACAACTACTTCGCTAGTATCAGCATGTTAGGCCTATGTTCTTGGGATGGCAGTCTATCGAACCATCCTACACCTATTCAGTTTGATGATAACGTCATTCATTACAGTCTAATTCTAATGTGATAATAATCAAGCCTGGCGAGTTTAATATCCTCTTATTCATAGAAGATGACAttacatttatatatatacattgaTATATGGAATGAACACAAGAAGTGTTATGTCTACCAGTGATGTAGTCCGTATGTTTTGTTGATCTGACTCAGCATACTGTGGTTCTGCATGGGCCTGCTTGTTTCGCAGTTCAGCAATACTACCGTGATGCTATGAAACCACAGACCACACATCACATTAGTCTCTCACAACGAGCCTCAGCAGCCCAAGTGTGTTAGAAGGGTAGGTCATGTGCAGAGACTATGTTTAGGCCTACTGTGTTCATCAAAGTTCTATAAAAGTTTAGAGTGTTTTTGTGATGTTGTAATCAGACATGTTAAACCTGTTACATTATGGTTTTGGTGTCTGTCCACATACAGAGAATAGCAATAACCACATACAGTGTTTGGGTGTTCTGGTTTAGGTTACCATGTTTCCAGTTGGCAAGACGAATGTGTAAAATGTGGATCAGCTAGACAGGCCGCCCTGCTTAACTGATTAGCAAAATGGCTGATCACTAATGTTCAGTTTGCAGAAATatagtttgtttgtgtgttctcTGTTCTGGTTCATTCTACATGCGCTCTCCAAATACAGCACATCAGTCTGTCAAATGTTTTTCGTCAAGAATGCATGCTGGGAGTGGGAACAAAAACATACACTTGTGACATGATGGAATATgggagtacagtatagtacatccCTTCTATAACACTGTAACCTATAAGAAGACATCCcgtcgcttcgaggcaagcaacactgaagcatgcatgagagcaccagctgttccggatgactatgtgatcacgctctccgcagccgatgtgagtaagacttttaagcaggtcaacattcacaaggccagacggattaccaggacgtgtacacc
This region of Coregonus clupeaformis isolate EN_2021a unplaced genomic scaffold, ASM2061545v1 scaf0687, whole genome shotgun sequence genomic DNA includes:
- the LOC121554241 gene encoding potassium channel subfamily K member 1-like, translated to MVCWVDWFQRFCQSHAFCFLLLSYVLFTLFGGLVLMAIEQPQENKLRAQVLELREHFLRDNHCVLESRLDTIIGKVYFSANRNIAVLDTHRDDRSWDLISSMFFVINVLTVRGYGNSSTLSDDAKLFCIFYSLLGIPLTLFVLSCLSDLLLPILTHVPVRHLQTYWGLPYSQAVLLHASLFSLVLAVLLFLLPATSLCYLEPEWSFLDALFFCVVTLSTIGQGDYLLGKRRNEATKECMEFLTSCYLMAGIVAILTFQETATEVPQVQAVLQLFCGPQDREVKGTDLDEMVLSAEDSGTPLDVSPCPLEQPAPLSPDQPNPQEPDPQPILR